ttgtcAAAACCTTAATCGTCAATTTGACAGCTTTGACAGAAGTACATTCTGCAATTTTTGTTCAGAAATAAACTcggaaatattatttcttgtacAAATTTATGGATatgatgaaaattttgtatttaatatttcatgtaacattattttttattgtctcAAAAACGTTACAGTGCCTTCAGTTTAAAGGTCTTTCTTTTGATTAAAATGATTGCTTTCTAATGTTTAAAATGATAAGTAGTGTAAAACTGAAACGCCAGTAGAACTCAGGGGTACCAACTgatgtcataaaattaaaaacaatacaatatccGTTTCGTCGAATTACAAGGTTTTTAACTTGTAATGCTGCTCTAAAACAATTCACTGCAATGAACGCCATGTACCAATACCATAGGTAAAGTACCTTCTAATAATTCAGGTGTATCTACCAACCACCAGCATTACCGTCGAAATTGCTACATTTTCAGCCCACAGTGGCTACAGTCCTCTATGTCGGAAGACAAGACATAGTGACTTTAGGCACTTGCAGTAAAAAGGAAAGATTGCGTTATACTAATAGTCATCTTCTAGTAATAACGAGATGTTCAAGTCAGTAAGCCATTTTTAAGTAACTAATTTGCCTTACGTGCAACAGCAGCTCATAGAACTTTACTATCATTCTGCACCTACATTTTCAAAATCTGATAGCAGATATTAACCAACATCGTTTCTGACCTATGTTTTATATGATAAACGAAAAGTACCTGAATAGGTATAAAAGCTAAGTAGATAGAGTATTATTATAATCggaaaaatatctttgtatttttctttcagataaatacctattttgatTTGTTATCCAAAGAAACCAAAGTAggaaaattgaaatgaaactacttttactctcatggtcacgggcagaccatGATCCCTGCAAAGGTCTCGAAACGTCGGGAAGtctaatctaaaattaaaccgcgataaaatccgtaaaagtagtttctattcaatgtctaacattcgcgttaacctaagaaaccactaagtagGAAAATGAGAGAAACCTACCTATTACCTTACTGGAAACTTGTTTTCGGAAGTCTTCAAAAACCCGACTGAATTTAGCTTTTTACctacgtaggtaggtacttttgATAATGAAGACCATACGTAGGGATCGTCTAGTGTAAATAATCGAGCGGATTTATTCCACATGTGTTGGTAAACAGCGGGTACTTACATTGTAGTGTAGGATTTGATTCGTCGATGTTCCCCAGACGCAGCCGTATCGCCTTACACTGAACATGTTCACAGTTTCACACGACATGTCGCTCGATGAGCCCACTTGAAGAGGACTGTTTAGTTTTATACCGCGGCGAAAGTCCTCACTGATCTCATCTAGAAAGTACCTATTCGACTCTGGCTATTTCTTTttcctatttacaaaatacataagtaGACATGTTCAAAGGAGTTCCGAAAGAAGGAGGTTGTCAATTCTtcggtattttttaataatgataaccTCAttacttcggactggatgaaccgattttgttttttttatatataatgtGATATATGTAGCTGTCATttgtttacatacaaatatCGTCAAATTTGGTTCAgaacatagtttttattaaaatttgtattggGTTGTATCTACGtttttctcttaaaataacataatgttttgctttaaaaaaattctttatgaAGTAAGTCATTTTTGAAGCAGATTGATTAGGTAGCCAAGTGACTAATATCTGAAAAGTTAAATAGTAGTAACATTGTCGACGAGCAGTAGGCAGTAGCAGGTAATGGTAAAATACTGTAGTAGATAGGTCTACTCCATCTAAGGATATACACAAAAAAGCAACTTCAGACTTCAGTTCAGTTCAGCTTCCGGCGGAGTTTAGACTAAAGGTTACCTTCGTTTTGATATAGTTATTTTTCAATCCCGGTCTGCTGGATTGGATGGTATAATAAAAAATTCACAGATTACTGTACGATACTAATGTAGTGGTAATCCGCACGCAGGAAAGGAACAAAAAATCTAAGAGATTAAAGCGTAAAATTGAGCATGCTGCTCCCGCCTCTGTAATTAATATCTTATGTGTGGCGCACAAAAAGTGTGTTAGTCAAAGTATACGATATCATGCGTCCGTCGGTCGGTCCATGTGTAACGTGTGTAACGCGAGCCGCCGCCCTGCGCACGCGCCTCGCGCTTCATTTGCACTCAATCTTAATATTGCAGCCACGATGCACcattactaatatataacaGCCTTTTTtgtacaatgtttttgtttctgtgGAAGTCTTGAATCTCGGAATTATAACATTAGTCACGCGATGATAAATTAACAATGTTAATCACTATCAAAGTCTATGGAGTATGGCCTACCGACAGCATGTTTGATCACTGAGTCTACGCTGAACTTAATACGTTAGAAATATAGCAAAAAGCTTTTAAACCGACTACGTGCAGGTCGCACAACCTAACGGTTGCATGTGGATCGAGGACTCCAAGGTTATCGACAGTCGGTAACATCATAAACTCTGGCAGAGATGATGTATATatcataaattacttaaagcatcataattacataatttgcCGATATGTTTATTGGCCTCATTAGTGTCGGTCGCGAAAAATGCGAGAGTGATAAGATAGGGGTAGAACAAGAGCGGCGTTGTGCGCTGGGCGGGCGCGACCCGGGCTGCGCAGGCGCACGCCGGAAGCGCGcgacggcggcggcgcgggTTGGGGTCGCAGCTATCTCTCGCATCAGCCGACCATTACTGTAGGTACTCGACCACCAGTTCTCAGAAATACTCACCACGCATACgattaatataaagtatttttttgttcttttggGTCCAACTAACTTATTGCacaatttttcatttcatgATGACATGCAATTCGTAATGGATagttaaagatttaattttgataaaaaatgttgtttgtgtGGGTAGTAATTAACGACTAAGTAAAACATGATAGACCATGATCATTGGCCATTGCCTCATATTACTGAAAGCCTAATGCGTTAACTACGGTGTATTAAAAAACCCTAGTTTACATGGAGGACTAGATAATTAAGGAGAAACAGATACAGAAATTAACTAAGCTATGAGCTTACCCTTAAGACCGTCGCAGTTAGTAGacttacgattttttttttatttctttcatcgTATGAGCCTATTTGATCACAAAACATATTTGAAAGAAGAACTTTGAGTAGATAAGGAATTAATTCAGAAAAACCCATTTTAGCGTagaacgtaaaaaaatatatttattaaacaacattaCCGCTAAgtactaaaactatttaatcACAACAATAACTTATTCGATATTACAATTGTCACTATTTCACTAACACGTaacttaattaaacttataagCTTTGGAAATTGAGGAATTTTGCTTTACACCCAACTAAACATTATAAAAGTAAGATTTTTAGGAATTTACACGATGCTTCGTGTAAATTTAAAAGCTCGACTTGGTGGGGGCACGTCCGTGCCCCCAGATAGGTAGAAATATTTTGCCTGAAACTTACAAAGAAACTTCGTGGAATTAAGGTTAAAGTATTCTAAGTACTTAAtcgaagttatttttaatagacgCTACTtccaatttaattattgtagtaAGCATTTACATACTTAGGTTTCATACGTTTTCTGTCAATAATAAGCTAGCCTCAAGAATAAAGTAGGCAATTGTAGAAGAGTGAGGCCGCTCTACGATGCGTAGTCTCCTCCCTACATATTCTGCTCTACCTAAGTGAGGTCTGGTTGTTGAAAGGAATTTAGAATTGAGGCCTTTTGTTGAAAAGCAGTTTTACTTAAAGTCTGTACGCCTATCCATTATTAAATACCGCGCAAGTAAGTTGTCACAAGTACCATAATCAACTatcgataaaagtaaaaaataataataatttacaaaaacttttaacctattaaatatttattcagctTACACAAATTAAACGCACGTGCGCGTCGTTTCGCATAGCACTAAACATGTCTACCCAATTATATTTACAACTGCTGTGtgacctatttttattttttacaagttataaaaaatatgagccGACGATAAAGTATTTTGATCTTTGATAAAACTTAACTGCTAAAACGTCATTGAGAACGCCTCGAGGCATGAGCCCATGATGACTGGATTGGAAGTGTTTCTAGGGATGTGTGTAGTGTTGCCAGACAGGACACGAGGTGTGTGAGGGGTGGTGAGAGGGGAGCTGCGCGCTGAGGGGCGGGGGCGCGTAGTACGCGGGGATGAGGGCGGGCTGCCGCGGCTGCAGCTCGTGGTAGTCGGGCCCCGGCAGGTACTGCTCCAGCTCCGAGTTGTCGGGCGGCCCGTCCGCCAGCAGCGCGGGCGAGATATCCGGCATGCCCGCGAAGTCGATCTGTCCCCTGTCCGGGGAAGGCTCGCGCTTCGGCCTCACCGCTGTCGTCGGCTGGGGCTTGCGCCGCCGCGGCTGGTACTTGTAGTTGGGATATTCCTTTTTGTGTTGCGATCTCAGTTTATCAGCTTCTGTGATGAAGGGCTTCTTTTCCTCTTCAGTCAACCGTCTGTTAAAGAAggacaatattataattttattaggcaGGTGTAGTAAATACTAAACTATTACAAAAgttgtaaatacataaatctattaaaaacttttaatgggTGTAAGCTAGTAGGTTGGATGAATGTAAGTGGTATGTTGTATGTAAAAAGAAACTTTAGTTATGATGTGTGGAGACGTAGGGTCTACGCAAAGAACAATCCTTAACTTAAACTTTAACAAATCTATTTCTAAGATTTGTGAATGTCTTCGAAAACCGTTATGTTTTTGTACTACATACAGAACAGTTTATGTGTGATCTGACACGCACTTGGCAGGTTTTTATACGTGAGTGGCAAGTTTCGAGTACTGTTGCGATAGGAACACCGCGGCTATCACCAGACGCCGCCGTCAATCACTCTAGCGAGAGGCTGCTCAATGTTAATCACTTAACTTGATCATCTTACTAGAAAAATccttataaatatgataaataaatagatatttattaaataacattttatatctgaaagttatcgttttttttgtaaataatgtgttGAAACGgatatattgatttattttcttaaaaacctTTTGAAACTTGTCTTTGGCTACGGGAAAAGTTTTTTCCCTTTCGCTTTACATGTTTCTTACAGCTTACTGAGCTTACGCACATTAAGTGTATTATTAGGTAAATCGACAACAGTTGGAGCAAAAAACGGACTATGGAATGCGATTTCCAGTTTTTCGTATGCCTTTATATTTGCGACT
This sequence is a window from Trichoplusia ni isolate ovarian cell line Hi5 chromosome 15, tn1, whole genome shotgun sequence. Protein-coding genes within it:
- the LOC113501360 gene encoding transcription factor SOX-9-like; amino-acid sequence: MSWEHDRDRPCDKLEINEAVGKLLETFNYDSIVPQPPRGGGCMRRTHVKRPMNAFMVFAQAMRRRLSEQQPALHNAELSKSLGTMWKRLTEEEKKPFITEADKLRSQHKKEYPNYKYQPRRRKPQPTTAVRPKREPSPDRGQIDFAGMPDISPALLADGPPDNSELEQYLPGPDYHELQPRQPALIPAYYAPPPLSAQLPSHHPSHTSCPVWQHYTHP